One region of Labrus mixtus chromosome 1, fLabMix1.1, whole genome shotgun sequence genomic DNA includes:
- the LOC132975912 gene encoding C3a anaphylatoxin chemotactic receptor-like, which translates to MNFSLERNSTGEMAPEEFAGGTAVACVILGLSFLVGAPGNLLVIWTILRHVKQRSHTVVLILHLAVADLLVLITLPVWIYSLAHSWVFGEASCKAMVFMINACMYSSVFLITLMSIERFVAVRYPFASAGWKRKKALNKVLLALWTAASLFSIPVIPTQVVGEDSGEEHCLYRFYTSVAQELVCVLLETLVGYILPFSVLVVCYACLCSRITQMTFKSKRKSTVLIASVVVVFAVCWTPHHIGNVLSLIILSMGNSFPDEAAYLEDVRSTMTFIAGALVFISSTVNPILYMFAARSFRSSLRDTGIQKLFRHISSTSPGEGNRELSFVSKRHSNQTNSSQCVSTTKDQMDILVKMCENNPS; encoded by the coding sequence atgAACTTCTCACTTGAGCGGAATTCTACTGGGGAAATGGCTCCTGAGGAGTTTGCAGGTGGGACAGCGGTGGCTTGTGTGATCCTGGGCCTGTCCTTCCTGGTAGGAGCTCCTGGGAACCTGCTGGTGATCTGGACCATCTTGAGACACGTCAAGCAGCGATCCCACACTGTGGTGCTCATCCTGCATCTGGCTGTTGCTGACCTGTTGGTCCTCATCACCCTGCCTGTGTGGATATACTCCCTCGCTCACTCCTGGGTGTTTGGAGAAGCCTCGTGTAAAGCTATGGTGTTTATGATCAATGCCTGTATGTACAGCAGTGTTTTCCTCATTACTCTCATGAGTATAGAGCGCTTTGTGGCTGTGCGTTATCCTTTTGCCTCAGCCGGCTGGAAGAGGAAAAAAGCTTTGAATAAGGTTCTGCTGGCTCTGTGGACTGCAGCTTCTTTGTTCAGCATACCTGTCATCCCAACACAGGTGGTAGGAGAGGATTCTGGTGAGGAGCACTGTCTGTACCGGTTTTACACCTCTGTGGCCCAGgagctggtgtgtgtgctgctggagaCGCTAGTGGGCTACATATTGCCTTTCTCAGTCCTGGTAGTCTGCTATGCCTGCCTGTGCAGCCGAATCACTCAGATGACCTTCAAGTCCAAGCGTAAGTCCACCGTCCTGATTGCCAGTGTGGTAGTGGTGTTTGCTGTCTGTTGGACGCCTCATCACATTGGAAATGTCCTCTCACTCATCATCCTGTCCATGGGGAACTCGTTCCCTGATGAAGCAGCTTACCTGGAGGATGTAAGGAGCACCATGACCTTTATTGCCGGGGCCTTGGTCTTCATCAGCAGCACTGTCAACCCCATCCTGTACATGTTTGCAGCTCGCTCCTTCAGAAGCTCCCTGAGAGACACAGGCATCCAGAAGCTCTTCCGCCACATCTCCAGCACCTCCCCAGGTGAGGGCAACAGAGAATTGTCCTTTGTGTCGAAGAGGcacagcaaccagaccaacagCTCCCAGTGTGTGTCTACAACAAAAGACCAAATGGATATCTTagtaaaaatgtgtgaaaataaccCATCCtga